GTTGAGAGCCAGCGCACCGACGACGGCGGGCGCGCCCAGGGCGGCGGGAAGCGCCAGCGCGGCGAGCACGAGCACGACGATCTTGAGGACGGTGCGCACGGTCACCACCCGTACTCGCGTCGGCGGCGCAGCATCGCGACGAGCATCGCCGGGACCATCAGCACGTGGCCGGCCGTCATGAGCGCCATGGCGGGCATCGCCCCCGCCCAGTGGAACGGCAGTAGCACCAGGAACGGCAGGTACATCGCGACGAACATCTCGGCGATGGCGGCGAGCCCGTGGCCGCGGATGCGCATCCACACGGCCATGCCGAGCGACATGTTCGTGGCCATCACCAGCACGTGCGTGGTGACGTTCTCGCTGAGCCCCGGCCACGCGAACGACCAGATCGGCTCGAGCACGACCATGCCCACCACCATGGCGATCACCATCTCGAGTGCGTGTTGCGCGAACCGCAGCGCCGGGTGCCGGCGGACGGTCGCCTCTTGGTGGTTCATCTCTACTCCTCGTGACTCACGTTCGGACACACGAAATCCTCGGCGGAGCACAGGGGTGCCGTCAGGTGCCGAAGGTCATGCCTCGGGTCATGTTCCGGGGTGGCCGGTGACCCGGTGACACCGTCGGTGTCCGGCCGGTCAGAGAATGCCGAGGTCGCGCGCTCGCAGGGCTGCCTGCGTGCGGTCGCGCACGTCGAGCTTCGACAACACGCTCGTGACGAGGTTCTTGATCGTGCCCTCGGCGAGGAAGAGGGCGCCGGCGATCTCGCGGTTGCTGCGTCCCTCGGCGAGCAGTCGCACGACGTCGACCTCCCGATCGGAGAGCGGATGCCGCGTTGAGGGCCCATCCTGCGGCATTCGCGCCACTCGTGCCACGAGCTTCGCCGCCACCGACGGCTGGAGCACGGTCTCGCCCTGCCCGGCCGCGACGAGCGCCTCGACGAGCTTCGCCGACGACACGTCCTTGAGGAGGTAGCCGACGGCGCCGGCGCGCAAGGCCGCGAACACGTCCTCGTCGTCGTCGAACGTCGTCAGCGCGAGCACCCGAACGGCGGGCTGCTCGGCGCGGAGGCGTGCAGTGGCGGCGATGCCGTCGAGCACCGGCATCCGGAGGTCCATGAGCACGACGTCGGGACGTGACTCGGCGCTCGAGCGCACGGCCTCCTCGCCATTGGCCGCCTCGCCGACGACCTCGATCCCCGGCTGCACCTCGAGCAGGGTCGTGAGCGCCTCGCGGAAGAGCGCCTGGTCGTCGGCGACGAGCACGCGCACGGTCATCCCGGCACCTCCACGATGAGCGTGAGTCCGGCATCGCCGGCCGGGCCCAGGGACATCCGACCGCCCAGGCTTGTCGTTCGCTCGCGCAACCTGAGCCCGAAGCCCGTGGCCGGCATCTCGGGAAGGCCCCGGCCATCGTCGCGCACCTCGAGCCGTACCTGGTCGGCCTCCCGGTAGTCGAGCACGACGGCCGCGGTGCTCGCGCCGGCATGCTTGCGGATGTTGGTGAGCCCCTCCTGTGCCGCACGAAAGAGCGATTCCTCGACCTCCGCGCGGAGCGGGCGGGCGAGGCCATGGACGTCGAGCGCGGTCGGAACGCCCGCGTCTGTCGACTCCGCGGCGAGCGTCTGCAGTGCTTCGGCCAGGGCGGGCCGTTGCTCGCGCAGCGAGCCGACCGATCGACGCACCTCAGCGAGGGCCTGGCCTGACTGCTCCTGCGCCTTGGCGAGCATGCTGTCGAGGCGCTCGGGGCCGGCCGTGCGAATGACGGCTCGGGCCGCCTCGAGCATCATCTGCACGACGGTGAGGTGGTGACCCACGCCGTCGTGGATGTCGCGCGCGAGCCGGTTGCGCTCTTGGATGGTGGCCAGCTGCTCGGCCTGGGCGGCGTAACCGCGCAACCGCTCATTGGCCTCGGCGAGCTCGGCTCTCGCCTTCCGTTCCCGCACGAGGAGCTCGGTGACGACGAGCGTGAAGGACGTGACCGCGAGGGTGCCGAGCCCCTCGCGCAACCCGTCCTGC
The Agromyces albus DNA segment above includes these coding regions:
- a CDS encoding sensor histidine kinase; the protein is MQWALAILTVVAYATLPLGSASFEQQPVPTLLVGLAYSVLAIFGFRFVEGRSVWWAVAFVAVQLPLGFTVFTLSGAAVGAVLLLVVLVSQSVLLLPLPVAAVVAAAIPLVHLGMQWQDGLREGLGTLAVTSFTLVVTELLVRERKARAELAEANERLRGYAAQAEQLATIQERNRLARDIHDGVGHHLTVVQMMLEAARAVIRTAGPERLDSMLAKAQEQSGQALAEVRRSVGSLREQRPALAEALQTLAAESTDAGVPTALDVHGLARPLRAEVEESLFRAAQEGLTNIRKHAGASTAAVVLDYREADQVRLEVRDDGRGLPEMPATGFGLRLRERTTSLGGRMSLGPAGDAGLTLIVEVPG
- a CDS encoding response regulator transcription factor; the encoded protein is MTVRVLVADDQALFREALTTLLEVQPGIEVVGEAANGEEAVRSSAESRPDVVLMDLRMPVLDGIAATARLRAEQPAVRVLALTTFDDDEDVFAALRAGAVGYLLKDVSSAKLVEALVAAGQGETVLQPSVAAKLVARVARMPQDGPSTRHPLSDREVDVVRLLAEGRSNREIAGALFLAEGTIKNLVTSVLSKLDVRDRTQAALRARDLGIL